Within the Bacillota bacterium genome, the region CGCCCGAGCGGCACAGGTACTACTCCAAGATCCTGCTCAGCTATTGGATCGGAGGCAAGGTCCCGGAAGAACGACTCTTCCTCGCGGACGAGGATTTCTACGTACGGCGCAGGGCGAATACGCTCCTCGGAGTGGGAGCTGTGAGTATCGACTGCCCGGCCTGCGAGGTCGTGCTGGCCGATGGACGCCGAATTCCTTACGATCGCCTGCTTCTCGCCATGGGAAGTTCCCCAGATATGCCCGATATCCCAGGGGCGGATCTCGCTGGCGTACACTGCCTGCGCACGCTGGACGACGCCAAGGCTATCGCGGACAGCGCGCGGGCGGGCGGACGCGCTATCGTGATTGGCGGGGGTCTTGTGGGACTGAAGACCGCTGAGGCCTTTTTGGCGCTTGGGCGCGATGTCGCCCTCGTGGTTTCGTCAAAGAGAATGCTTTCCCAGATAACCTCGGATGCCGATTCCGAGGCGACCCTCGCGATCCTGGACCGCCCGAAAGTTCGCGTGCTCCTGGGATGCGATGTACTGGAGATCGGTGGGCGCGGCCGAGCGGAGTGGGCAAAGCTGAGCACAGGCGAGACTCTTGAATGCGGGGTTGTTGTAGCGGCGAAGGGTGTGAGCCCTAATACGTCGATGGCGGCAGACGCCGGCATCCGCGTCAATCGCGGAGTCCTCGTCAACGACAGAATGGAAACTAGCGTCCCTGGGGTATTCGCCGCCGGAGACTTGACTGAGGCCTACGATATTTCGAGAGGCAAGCCTTATGTAAACGGTCTGTGGTCGAAGGCGGTCACCCAGGGGCGAATTGCCGGATACAACATGGCAGGGCGAGAAGTGCACTCGCCCGGGTACGTCGCATGGAACTCCGTGACCTTCGACGGCGAATGCCTGGCTTCAATCGGCAGGCCCAGAGAAGAGCCTGGCGATGAGGTCCTCACATTCAGGGACCCAGCTGGAGGCTACCGTCGGCTCGTGTTGAGAGACGGCAGGCTCGTCGGCGCGGTGCTGATGGGGGCACCGGTCCGAACCGGAGGAGTGCTATTGAGCTTGGTCCAGAGGATGGTGAACGCGGAGGAGGTGGAAGGGGTTTTCAGCGGCGCTCCGGTGACCTTCGGCAGGCTTGCGCGCAGC harbors:
- a CDS encoding FAD-dependent oxidoreductase; the protein is MRYVILGNGPAGVSAFIAAREADPHGEITIVSPERHRYYSKILLSYWIGGKVPEERLFLADEDFYVRRRANTLLGVGAVSIDCPACEVVLADGRRIPYDRLLLAMGSSPDMPDIPGADLAGVHCLRTLDDAKAIADSARAGGRAIVIGGGLVGLKTAEAFLALGRDVALVVSSKRMLSQITSDADSEATLAILDRPKVRVLLGCDVLEIGGRGRAEWAKLSTGETLECGVVVAAKGVSPNTSMAADAGIRVNRGVLVNDRMETSVPGVFAAGDLTEAYDISRGKPYVNGLWSKAVTQGRIAGYNMAGREVHSPGYVAWNSVTFDGECLASIGRPREEPGDEVLTFRDPAGGYRRLVLRDGRLVGAVLMGAPVRTGGVLLSLVQRMVNAEEVEGVFSGAPVTFGRLARSASRLGRPVK